A section of the Spirosoma pollinicola genome encodes:
- a CDS encoding GEVED domain-containing protein — protein sequence MPPLYSKKTGYVSARFLSLLIYLVFATPPAAVIGQLINKPAYQCATANLSPALRSVLEAEAVQALRLKKASGAAFTAITYVPIRPHILRKTDGTGGYTMASLNNVMALTNKYYLQNGNGIQFYFSGTTPDYINNDAQYNSFSDETAVAQGRDATNAMNQYYVNSFASGAGGYAYYPANVLYSTRSFILNESGDEDDMGNRLIPHELGHNFNLVHTFGQVPGNGSLGSGTTLELVTRGTGANCTTEGDYLCDTPADPYNISGANLAFVNGCPQYDPASTARDANGLPYTPSVTNIMSYYFPCTHDFTAGQYDRMQAGLALRQSHTAYTLNAPETIMTAPSNLVASILNGGIVITWQDNASNEMGYFIERSTSPTTGFMPIGGVAPNITTFTDRSFASRTTYYYRIKGSNTTSGSNSSTVSILTPDCFLTFLNDGCSYAINITGVTVNNTTLSQNSGCSPTSSGYYTSFTAVSGTVTAGQSATFTATKGTFNNMGGTVWIDLNNNGVFETSERLYQMPDINKASTFSGSLAIPSSITATTVAMRVVAAYLTVPADPCGSYGYGETEDYVLIVRPACVAPIASLSGTTTTLTAGQVTTLTASLTGAAPFSLTVNASSGSPLSFTGIAASPFSFTVAPVVSTTYTLGRVSIGCSSGTVSGTAIVTVNPCTAMYTLKEGDWNDPTVWSCNHIPTQTELVQIGHTITIPSSYLARALNVGYTDGGKVVINSTAALRLGP from the coding sequence ATGCCTCCTCTCTACTCAAAAAAAACTGGTTATGTAAGTGCCAGATTTCTCTCTTTGCTCATCTATTTAGTGTTCGCTACACCACCAGCAGCTGTAATAGGTCAATTGATTAACAAGCCGGCCTATCAGTGTGCTACAGCAAATCTATCGCCAGCCTTACGAAGCGTCCTTGAAGCCGAAGCGGTGCAGGCGCTACGCTTAAAAAAAGCTTCCGGAGCCGCATTTACTGCAATTACCTATGTACCAATCAGACCACACATTCTACGCAAAACCGACGGTACTGGTGGCTACACGATGGCCAGTCTCAATAATGTGATGGCACTAACCAACAAATACTACCTTCAGAATGGAAATGGTATTCAGTTCTATTTCTCGGGGACAACACCAGATTATATAAACAACGATGCGCAATACAACAGTTTCAGTGACGAAACAGCTGTAGCACAGGGGCGTGATGCGACAAATGCTATGAATCAGTATTATGTCAATTCTTTTGCCTCAGGCGCGGGTGGTTATGCCTACTATCCAGCCAATGTCTTATACTCTACCCGCTCCTTTATCCTGAATGAATCCGGGGATGAAGACGATATGGGAAATCGGTTAATACCTCATGAACTAGGCCATAATTTCAACCTCGTCCATACATTTGGGCAAGTGCCCGGTAATGGGAGCTTGGGATCGGGCACGACATTAGAATTAGTAACTCGGGGTACGGGTGCAAATTGCACGACAGAAGGCGACTATCTCTGCGACACGCCTGCTGATCCGTACAACATATCGGGGGCCAATCTGGCTTTTGTAAACGGTTGCCCCCAATATGATCCAGCCAGCACAGCACGTGATGCAAATGGGTTGCCGTATACACCCTCTGTAACAAACATCATGTCGTACTATTTCCCCTGCACACATGATTTTACTGCGGGGCAGTACGACAGGATGCAGGCTGGTCTGGCATTACGCCAAAGCCATACAGCCTATACACTCAATGCGCCGGAAACCATCATGACGGCACCCTCGAATTTGGTAGCCAGCATACTTAACGGCGGTATTGTAATTACCTGGCAGGATAATGCCAGTAATGAAATGGGGTACTTCATTGAACGCTCTACCTCCCCAACAACGGGTTTTATGCCCATAGGCGGTGTCGCCCCGAACATCACTACGTTTACCGACAGATCGTTTGCCTCCCGAACTACATATTACTATCGTATCAAGGGGTCAAATACAACATCGGGCAGCAATAGTTCAACGGTAAGCATACTGACTCCAGATTGTTTCCTTACTTTTTTGAATGATGGCTGTTCCTATGCGATCAATATAACTGGGGTAACTGTTAATAACACAACCTTAAGCCAGAACTCAGGCTGTTCACCCACGAGTAGTGGTTATTATACGTCGTTTACAGCCGTAAGTGGTACCGTAACCGCGGGACAATCGGCAACCTTTACTGCTACTAAAGGGACGTTCAATAACATGGGCGGCACTGTTTGGATTGACCTGAACAATAATGGTGTTTTTGAAACCAGCGAACGTTTATATCAAATGCCTGACATCAATAAGGCAAGTACGTTCTCGGGTAGTCTGGCTATTCCGTCCAGTATTACAGCTACTACTGTAGCAATGCGCGTTGTCGCAGCTTACTTAACTGTTCCTGCCGACCCTTGTGGGAGCTATGGATATGGCGAAACCGAGGACTACGTTCTAATTGTCAGGCCCGCCTGTGTGGCACCCATTGCCAGCCTGAGCGGCACTACCACCACGCTCACCGCCGGGCAGGTCACCACTCTAACGGCCAGTCTGACGGGTGCGGCTCCCTTTTCGCTAACGGTGAACGCCAGCAGTGGTTCGCCCCTGAGCTTTACGGGTATTGCGGCCTCGCCATTTAGTTTCACCGTGGCTCCCGTGGTGAGCACCACCTACACGCTGGGGCGGGTTTCTATTGGATGCAGTAGTGGAACGGTTAGCGGCACGGCCATCGTGACGGTCAATCCCTGTACAGCAATGTACACGCTAAAAGAAGGTGACTGGAATGACCCCACGGTCTGGTCCTGTAACCACATCCCTACTCAAACGGAGCTGGTTCAGATAGGCCATACCATAACTATTCCATCCAGTTATTTAGCCAGAGCGTTAAACGTCGGGTATACTGACGGTGGGAAAGTCGTGATAAATTCTACTGCTGCGTTGCGACTGGGACCGTAG
- a CDS encoding glycosyltransferase family 4 protein, translated as MTTHTTRPGMTYSRNSDLSETDVSMWGHNPKNVAFIGDYLPRQCGIATFTSDLYLSYNSFISNSRALVVSVNDTPDGYDYPAEVRYDFYQHDHNAYRKAAEFLNSKDVDVVCLQHEYGIYGGPAGNYILTLLRNLTMPIVTTFHTILKDPNEDQLLVLKSIADLSSRVVCMSEKGRDFLINIYEIPAEKIDLIPHGIPDMPFVDPHFFKDKFGMEGKQTLLTFGLLSPNKGIENVIRALPRIVEQYPNVVYMVLGATHPNLLKHEGEAYRDSLKKLARDCGVRDNVRFYNQFVELDGLLEYLGAADIYVTPYLNPAQITSGTLSYAFGCGKAVVSTPYWHAEELLADGRGVLVPFGDSEAIATEIIDLLSDESKRHQMRKKAYLMGREMIWERAINAYANSFAHARQERMNTFNNQAIYAVGAHSSLAFKLPVLRLDHLFRLTDSTGIIQHARHHLPFYDEGYCTDDNARALILALTIQNTGLGDQKLAKAADNYCAFINHAYTEDHRRFRNFMSYDRRWLEEFGSDDSTGRTIWALGTCIGRSSDRNTVTWAMSLFEKVLPTVASMSSPRSWAFSLLGIYEYQKKFNDDRLAKTIERQLLDKLVFRYTETATEDWPWFENTLSYDNAVLAHVLIRSGDKQLVDMGLNSLRWLIDLQTASHGHFQPIGSNGFYTKGQPRAYFDQQPLEAQSTLSACLAAFEVTGEADWHRTAIRIFKWFTGYNDLGLPLYDQQTGGCRDGLHIDRVNQNQGAESSLSYLLALAELYTTQKQQPDAKSVNVAMPAMMNG; from the coding sequence ATGACAACTCATACGACTCGACCCGGCATGACATATTCCCGGAATTCTGACCTGTCAGAAACGGACGTATCGATGTGGGGGCATAATCCTAAAAACGTAGCGTTCATTGGCGACTATCTTCCTCGCCAATGCGGAATTGCTACCTTCACTTCCGACCTCTACCTGTCGTACAATTCCTTCATTTCCAATTCGAGAGCGCTGGTCGTATCTGTCAATGATACGCCCGACGGATATGATTACCCTGCCGAGGTGCGCTATGATTTCTACCAGCATGATCATAATGCGTATCGGAAAGCAGCCGAATTCTTGAATTCAAAGGATGTCGACGTTGTTTGCCTACAGCACGAATACGGTATCTATGGAGGTCCGGCAGGTAACTACATACTTACGTTATTGCGCAACCTCACGATGCCTATCGTGACGACCTTTCACACGATTCTGAAAGACCCCAACGAAGATCAGTTGCTGGTGCTGAAAAGCATTGCTGACCTGTCCTCTCGGGTGGTGTGTATGTCAGAAAAAGGCCGGGATTTTTTGATTAACATCTATGAAATACCTGCCGAAAAAATAGACCTTATTCCGCACGGTATTCCCGATATGCCTTTTGTCGACCCACATTTTTTCAAGGACAAATTTGGCATGGAAGGAAAACAAACGTTGCTGACGTTTGGCCTTCTTTCTCCCAATAAAGGCATCGAAAATGTGATTCGGGCGTTACCCCGTATTGTTGAGCAATACCCGAATGTGGTATATATGGTGCTGGGAGCTACTCACCCAAATTTATTGAAACACGAGGGTGAAGCGTATCGCGACAGTCTTAAAAAATTAGCCCGTGATTGTGGCGTTCGTGACAATGTCCGATTCTATAATCAATTCGTGGAGCTGGATGGGTTGCTCGAATACCTGGGTGCGGCCGATATTTATGTTACGCCCTATTTAAACCCGGCTCAGATAACCTCGGGTACCTTATCCTATGCCTTTGGTTGTGGCAAAGCCGTAGTGTCTACGCCGTACTGGCACGCCGAAGAGTTATTAGCCGATGGCCGGGGTGTGCTAGTGCCTTTCGGTGATTCGGAAGCCATTGCTACCGAAATTATCGATCTGCTCAGCGACGAATCGAAGCGACATCAGATGCGTAAGAAAGCCTATTTGATGGGGCGTGAAATGATTTGGGAGCGGGCTATCAATGCCTATGCCAACTCATTTGCCCACGCCCGTCAGGAGCGCATGAACACGTTTAACAATCAGGCTATTTATGCCGTAGGAGCGCATAGCAGTCTGGCATTTAAACTGCCTGTTCTTCGGCTCGATCATCTGTTTCGCCTGACCGATTCGACCGGCATTATCCAGCACGCCCGCCATCATTTGCCTTTTTACGATGAAGGCTACTGCACTGATGATAACGCCCGTGCATTAATCCTGGCTCTCACGATTCAGAACACGGGGTTGGGCGATCAAAAGCTGGCTAAAGCCGCCGATAATTATTGCGCCTTTATCAACCACGCCTATACCGAAGACCACCGTCGTTTCCGTAACTTCATGAGTTACGACCGCCGGTGGCTCGAAGAATTCGGCTCCGATGATAGCACAGGCCGCACCATCTGGGCATTGGGCACCTGTATTGGCCGCTCGTCTGACCGCAATACCGTTACATGGGCCATGAGCCTGTTCGAAAAAGTGTTGCCTACGGTAGCATCGATGTCATCTCCCCGTTCCTGGGCGTTTTCCTTGCTGGGTATATACGAGTACCAGAAGAAGTTTAACGACGATCGGCTGGCGAAAACAATCGAACGGCAGTTGCTTGATAAGCTGGTATTCCGCTATACCGAGACCGCCACTGAGGATTGGCCCTGGTTCGAGAATACACTGTCATACGATAATGCCGTGCTGGCTCACGTGTTGATTCGTTCTGGAGACAAGCAACTGGTTGATATGGGGTTGAATTCTTTGCGTTGGCTCATCGATTTACAAACTGCTTCTCATGGGCATTTTCAGCCTATTGGGTCTAATGGTTTCTACACAAAAGGGCAGCCACGTGCCTATTTTGACCAGCAGCCGCTCGAAGCTCAGAGTACCTTGTCGGCGTGTCTGGCGGCTTTCGAAGTTACAGGAGAGGCAGACTGGCATCGAACAGCTATTCGTATTTTTAAATGGTTTACTGGTTATAATGACCTGGGATTACCCCTCTACGACCAGCAAACGGGCGGGTGCCGGGATGGATTGCATATTGATCGGGTGAACCAGAATCAGGGGGCTGAGTCGTCATTGTCCTATTTGCTGGCATTAGCTGAATTATATACCACCCAAAAGCAACAGCCTGACGCCAAGTCTGTTAACGTGGCTATGCCCGCCATGATGAATGGGTAA
- a CDS encoding glycoside hydrolase family 130 protein: MSIKAIRTGIVLRPDPTRVLFRAFDLGSTTRTLKIVARVGSMTDEEAEQKLDEVIREFGGRHYKLERFLLNRFEQIKPHLLTDEPLTEDRKLLLGAYFTMEYSLESAALFNPSMIWHPDQTNVPPGYKRFILSLRATGEGHISSISFRMGYIDESGKIVLRQPSRYVTSPEIVPNHRFNRAMFERKLYELRLENSIQEKMMVGLGDEFSLSELEAQIKRVSAQFRYNAEYETIASGLLALAKSNYEIHFEDDQSLDERCIFPTSPNETNGIEDARFVQFTDDDGTITFYATYTAYNGRVTFPQLLETKDFTHFSVSTLNGAEVSNKGMALFPRKIGGKYAMISRQDGENIYLMYSDDLYFWQTKELILKPTYNWEYVQLGNCGSPIETEAGWLVLSHGVGPMRKYAIGAFLLDLNDPSKVIGRTSEPILSPDENEREGYVPNVVYSCGGLINNGELIIPYAMADYASSFATVNVAELLTELTGQSKTESVTAEVAN, translated from the coding sequence ATGAGTATAAAAGCCATTCGCACTGGCATCGTTCTTCGGCCAGACCCAACCCGCGTGTTGTTTCGCGCTTTCGATTTAGGCAGCACCACACGAACCCTTAAAATTGTAGCTCGCGTGGGGAGCATGACCGACGAAGAGGCCGAGCAAAAACTCGATGAAGTTATCCGGGAGTTTGGAGGCCGCCATTACAAACTCGAACGTTTCCTGTTAAATCGATTTGAGCAGATAAAGCCCCATTTGTTGACCGATGAACCGCTCACCGAAGATCGGAAGCTGTTGTTGGGTGCGTATTTCACTATGGAATACTCGCTCGAATCGGCGGCTTTGTTCAATCCGTCGATGATCTGGCACCCCGATCAGACCAATGTGCCGCCCGGCTACAAACGTTTCATTTTGAGTTTGCGGGCAACAGGGGAGGGGCACATTTCGTCTATCTCTTTTCGGATGGGATATATTGACGAAAGCGGAAAAATCGTTCTCCGGCAACCGTCGCGTTATGTGACATCGCCCGAAATTGTACCCAATCACCGGTTCAATCGTGCGATGTTTGAGCGCAAACTGTATGAACTTCGTTTGGAAAACAGCATTCAGGAAAAAATGATGGTTGGGCTTGGCGACGAGTTCAGCCTGTCGGAACTGGAAGCGCAGATCAAACGCGTATCAGCACAGTTTCGGTACAATGCCGAGTATGAAACCATTGCGAGCGGATTGCTGGCGCTGGCGAAATCAAACTACGAAATTCACTTTGAAGACGACCAGAGTTTAGATGAACGATGCATTTTTCCGACATCGCCCAATGAAACGAACGGGATTGAAGATGCCCGTTTTGTGCAGTTTACCGACGACGATGGGACAATCACGTTTTATGCTACTTATACCGCCTATAACGGTCGCGTAACGTTCCCGCAACTGCTGGAAACGAAAGACTTTACCCATTTTAGTGTAAGCACACTGAACGGGGCCGAAGTATCCAACAAAGGCATGGCTCTGTTCCCGCGCAAGATTGGCGGAAAATACGCCATGATCTCCCGTCAGGATGGTGAGAATATCTACCTGATGTATTCCGACGATCTGTATTTCTGGCAAACAAAGGAATTGATTCTTAAGCCTACCTACAATTGGGAATATGTGCAATTGGGCAACTGCGGGTCACCTATCGAAACTGAAGCCGGGTGGCTGGTGCTGAGTCACGGCGTTGGGCCAATGCGGAAATACGCCATTGGCGCCTTTCTTCTAGACCTCAACGATCCATCTAAAGTGATAGGCCGAACCAGCGAACCCATTTTAAGCCCTGACGAGAACGAACGCGAAGGCTACGTGCCCAATGTAGTTTATAGTTGCGGAGGACTTATTAATAATGGCGAACTGATTATTCCATACGCTATGGCCGACTACGCCAGCAGTTTCGCCACCGTGAACGTCGCCGAACTTCTAACTGAACTAACAGGGCAAAGTAAAACAGAGTCGGTAACGGCGGAAGTTGCGAATTGA
- a CDS encoding DUF1735 domain-containing protein, producing MNKLCSIIVAASLAVGLISCLKDDEHFVDFAGVGYVAEIPYVANRSILKTVTVGATSTSLVAPVDINIASPTPPTQDVPVTVAIDQTALTAYNTANKTAYTILPAAAYQLSNPMVTVAAGQRIATVNVNFVGTQIPATGGPYAVPISITTVPSNVIISANYHTQILVVSLTK from the coding sequence ATGAACAAATTATGTAGTATTATCGTGGCCGCGAGTTTGGCAGTTGGTCTTATTTCGTGTCTTAAAGACGACGAACACTTTGTCGACTTCGCTGGAGTTGGTTACGTGGCAGAGATTCCATATGTAGCCAACCGTAGTATCCTTAAAACAGTGACTGTTGGCGCTACCAGTACATCGCTCGTAGCACCCGTCGACATCAACATTGCGTCGCCAACTCCACCAACGCAGGATGTTCCGGTAACTGTGGCCATTGACCAGACTGCGCTGACGGCCTATAATACGGCCAATAAAACAGCCTATACAATTCTGCCAGCGGCTGCCTACCAGCTAAGCAATCCGATGGTAACGGTTGCCGCAGGGCAGCGGATCGCTACGGTCAATGTCAATTTCGTAGGTACGCAAATTCCTGCAACCGGTGGCCCTTATGCGGTACCAATCAGTATAACAACTGTACCGAGTAATGTGATCATCAGCGCAAACTACCACACACAAATTCTGGTCGTTTCACTGACGAAATAA
- a CDS encoding SusD/RagB family nutrient-binding outer membrane lipoprotein, with protein sequence MIYIKRLTTGLLAGMLMVMTGCKDYLNVNNNPNQVTAATPQLVLPDALATTGWYLTGNTPSGAAGSFYFLNLWMGYWNWSGNYSIATSDKNYQFTQGFNNSIWTSAYLNLKNYNYVDNQAATLGQPLLQGMAKIMKALHFQLLVDTYGDVPYTSALQGTANILPTYDKAQDIYEDLFKQIDAGMALLAKGDGTLNPGPNDIMFQGDINKWLKFGNTLKLRMLLRQSEKADRATFIQTQLASIKASGYGFLGAGENASVNPGYTNSQNMQNPLYGAFYAINGNPTTLNNQYKGNLYGITFYKNSNDPRLAAYYRPVVGTTTNFNGTLFGTTDVLVNSQVSDVGAGILKSVSQNSPILQSHESLFMQAEAAQRGWITGDPKTLYQSAIAESFVNVGRTAAEATTYYSQAGVNNVNWDASTNKIEAIITQKWASENGTAPFEAWSDYRRLGLPTGVPISQDPSTSVKQIPIRLLYPTSEYSNNAANVGAQGTINQFTTKIFWEK encoded by the coding sequence ATGATTTATATAAAACGACTGACAACTGGCTTACTTGCCGGTATGTTGATGGTAATGACGGGTTGCAAAGATTACCTCAACGTGAATAATAACCCAAACCAGGTAACGGCGGCAACGCCACAACTGGTACTGCCCGATGCGCTGGCCACAACCGGCTGGTATTTGACAGGAAACACACCCAGTGGCGCAGCCGGCAGCTTCTATTTTCTGAATCTTTGGATGGGATACTGGAACTGGAGCGGTAACTATTCCATTGCCACATCAGATAAAAATTACCAGTTTACTCAGGGGTTTAATAACAGCATCTGGACAAGTGCTTACCTCAACCTGAAAAACTACAATTACGTAGATAATCAGGCGGCAACTCTGGGTCAACCGCTTTTGCAGGGGATGGCTAAAATTATGAAAGCCCTGCATTTTCAGCTTCTGGTAGACACCTACGGCGATGTACCCTATACGTCAGCCTTGCAGGGTACAGCCAACATTTTACCTACCTACGACAAAGCGCAGGATATTTACGAGGATCTCTTCAAGCAGATTGATGCAGGTATGGCGCTTCTGGCTAAAGGAGATGGTACGCTGAACCCGGGCCCTAACGACATTATGTTTCAGGGCGATATCAACAAGTGGCTCAAGTTTGGCAACACCCTCAAGTTACGCATGTTGCTACGTCAGTCTGAAAAGGCCGATCGGGCCACGTTTATACAAACGCAACTAGCTAGTATTAAAGCTTCGGGCTATGGGTTTCTGGGAGCAGGAGAAAACGCGAGCGTGAATCCGGGATATACCAACTCCCAGAATATGCAGAACCCTTTATACGGTGCGTTCTATGCCATTAATGGCAATCCAACGACGCTCAACAACCAGTATAAGGGCAATTTGTATGGAATCACGTTTTACAAGAATTCAAACGACCCGCGTTTAGCTGCTTATTACAGACCCGTTGTAGGTACGACAACAAACTTTAATGGTACGTTATTCGGCACAACGGATGTATTGGTCAATAGCCAGGTATCTGATGTTGGTGCAGGTATTTTGAAGAGCGTTTCACAAAACTCCCCTATCCTGCAGTCGCACGAAAGTCTCTTTATGCAGGCTGAAGCCGCACAGCGAGGCTGGATTACAGGCGATCCAAAAACCTTGTATCAGTCGGCTATTGCCGAATCGTTCGTTAATGTGGGCCGTACGGCTGCCGAAGCAACGACCTATTATTCTCAGGCTGGCGTGAACAACGTAAACTGGGATGCATCGACCAATAAGATTGAAGCCATCATCACCCAGAAATGGGCTTCTGAAAACGGAACGGCTCCCTTCGAGGCATGGTCTGACTACCGGCGTTTAGGCTTGCCAACCGGCGTTCCCATTTCGCAGGATCCCAGCACAAGCGTGAAGCAAATTCCAATCCGGTTGCTTTATCCTACGTCAGAATACAGCAACAATGCCGCTAACGTAGGCGCTCAGGGAACGATCAATCAGTTTACGACCAAAATCTTCTGGGAGAAGTAA